The Primulina huaijiensis isolate GDHJ02 chromosome 17, ASM1229523v2, whole genome shotgun sequence genome window below encodes:
- the LOC140963430 gene encoding uncharacterized protein, translating to MKCRYPSSNSCSSSSSSSCIESQNINGGVDEITKRSPQHKKPKRVRAKRTQSSVTSSSKSRSSMYRGVTRHRWTGRYEAHLWDKTTWNSVQNKKGRQIYLGAYDNEEDAARTYDLAAIKYWGDSTTLNFPPETYIGEREKMGRLTKEEFLATLRRQSSGFSRGISKYRGVARHHHNGRWEARIGNVSGNKYLYLGTYSTQEEAAVAYDMAAIEFRGLNAVTNFDINNYTDKLNKIPPEQQDLPGKDENTGSPDDDNKLRVGEAFDHDHQEDGNQVIMQPLVSKIDSVNSNDQFQDVTTMIEHEHEHKHPWDVFLDIGINSSLPSLDMIPLHKAYGLQGLFDDNGFEENIECIFDGSFDDYKHNVVADDVSVVQEVKGKGLSTSSSNSSLSTDTSICRNS from the exons atgaagtgtagGTACCCTTCTTCTAATTCCTGCtcctcttcttcatcttcttcctgCATTGAATCCCAGAATATAAATGGCGGCGTCGATGAAATTACCAAAAGGTCCCCCCAGCACAAGAAGCCGAAGCGTGTGCGAGCCAAGAGAACTCAGAGCTCCGTCACCAGCTCTTCTAAATCAAGAAGCTCTATGTACAGAGGTGTTACAag GCATAGATGGACGGGGAGGTATGAAGCACACCTTTGGGACAAGACTACATGGAACAGTGTTCAGAACAAGAAAGGAAGACAAa TCTACCTGG GAGCTTATGATAACGAGGAGGATGCAGCTCGAACATATGATTTAGCGGCTATAAAGTATTGGGGGGATTCAACCACCCTAAATTTTCCG ccGGAGACATACATTGGAGAGAGAGAAAAAATGGGGCGATTGACCAAGGAAGAGTTTTTGGCCACGCTACGACGTCAGAGCAGTGGGTTCTCTAGAGGGATTTCAAAGTATCGTGGTGTAGCCAG GCACCACCACAATGGTAGATGGGAGGCTCGAATAGGAAACGTTTCAGGGAACAAATACCTTTATTTGGGAACCTACA GCACCCAAGAAGAAGCAGCGGTTGCATATGATATGGCAGCAATAGAGTTCAGAGGCCTCAACGCGGTAACCAACTTCGACATCAACAATTACACCGATAAGTTGAACAAAATCCCACCAGAGCAACAAGATTTGCCAGGTAAAGACGAAAACACCGGCTCCCCCGACGACGACAACAAATTACGAGTAGGCGAAGCATTTGATCATGATCATCAAGAAGATGGAAACCAAGTGATCATGCAACCGCTTGTTTCGAAGATAGATTCAGTCAACTCCAACGATCAGTTCCAAGACGTGACGACCATGATCGAGCACGAGCACGAGCACAAGCATCCATGGGACGTTTTCCTCGATATAGGTATCAATTCATCACTTCCATCCCTGGACATGATTCCTCTCCATAAGGCATATGGGTTGCAAGGACTTTTCGATGACAATGGTTTCGAAGAAAATATCGAATGTATTTTCGACGGGTCGTTCGATGATTACAAGCATAATGTGGTTGCCGACGATGTCTCTGTGGTTCAGGAGGTGAAAGGCAAAGGTTTGTCTACCTCCTCTTCTAATTCATCATTGTCGACGGACACTTCAATTTGTAGGAACTCCTAA